GTGGACACACAACGCAACCCACAACACCACTAAACCCTTCATCAGATCGCACTAGTCTGATGAGATCTATTGCTGATTATGATCGTGCTATTAGCACCTACCAGAATAGACAGGATCAACTTCTAAACGAACATAAAATACTTAATACACGACTAAGTAAACTAGATGACCAAATGAGTATGATAAATTTCAAATATGATTTATATGATACCCAATTAAATGATTTTGATGACAGTTTGACCATGCTGGAAAACGCACCGACACCTGACAAAATTGCTGAAATACAATCTAAAATAGATTTAATCCAGGTACAGATGGATGAGATACAGAATAGAGTCAATGAGTTAACCAATTTAAATCTACACGATGAAACTGCCTCTTTAATGAAAACGCACACCAGTTTAGGCTTAGAGCGAGAGCAGTACTTAGAAGTAATTTCTGTAGATGCTAAAATTCAGTCTCAAATAGATTCCATCAGTATTGAGATGGATGAAATACTGGAACAGGTTGATGAGTTAATAAAATTAAATCAGGATGAGAAAGCAGCAACATTAATGAAAAAACACACCAGTATGGGCTTAAACCGTGCCAGACACTTTGATATGCTTGATGTACGAAAGGGTAACAAACATTATGTTACCCTTGATGGAAAAACAGAGTTAAATGGACAATCTGTCTCCTTTAAAGACGCTCATTTTGTTCTGAATAAAGGCCAACAAATTATTAAGGATGGAGATAAGCATTATCTTCTCCAACCAGGACAAGATTGGGAATCGGTAAAAGACAATCAAGAAGCTCTTAAGACAGCCCAGGTTGGCTTTGAACAAACAAAACATGAATTAATGGTGGTGGAAAACCTGGTGAAGCTTAACAAAGGATTAGAATCTACATTTACCAAAACACAGATTTTAGAAGTACATTCTAAAATTAAGAACATCGAAACCGAAGAAACCCTGATAAAAAATCAAACTGGTCTTATTCAAGCATCCAGAGCCAGTGCTCAAAATTTGTTAGATAATCCTAATTTAGGCCTTACAGCCCCAACCCCAACAATTACCCAAGGTAGTGCAAAACCTGCGCCCAAACAAACCCAGACTTCTCCTACCCTGTTATATAAAAACAAACTGGAAGAATTCAAAAATTCGCCAAGTGTGTCCCAAGCTGACCTGATGAATCTTGTCACTAAAGCCCCTGGGGTACATACCCAAGCAGCTACAGCCTATTTGCAAACGGAATTTGGTAAATCATTTTATAAAAACATGCTTAGGACTGCTCCTATTCCTCACTTGATGATGCAATCGTTACTCAGAAATCTTGAGCGTTTTGGTGTCGATCCAACAAAACCTTCAGTTACACCTATTAAAGGACCATTAGAGAAACAATTAGAGAAACCATTAGAACCAGAGTCAAAAAATGAATCTCGTAGCCAATTAACACCACTGTCTACGAATCCATTTAAATAATCTATTTAAAATTGCCTGGGCCTGATGACAAGTCATCAACATGATACTCAAAGCAAAAGGCTGGCTTGTGAAGTGGTTGATTTGGCTAATACCCTGTAGACAAGGAAGAACGACTTAATCACGCGAACAAGTCACGTTATTGATTAATAAAATTTATTTAGAGTATTGTTCGTATAGACTGCTGGCTTCCCGACTTATTAGTTAAAGACTTTCTTATAAACTGATAAAAAGCTCTATTTAATTGGTTTGCTTTTGTCTTTAATCTACTTGCCAACTTAAGACATCTCTTCTAACATGGAAAAATAATGTGACATTCACGGAAGTACACCATGATTATAGATAAGTTTTTGGGTAATCAATCAGTCATTGTATCACTTGATGTTGATAATTTCTTATTTCAACGATTAGAGCAAATCATTGATGCAGGTTTCAATTTGATTGAGATTAACTCTACAGAGCAAGATCTGTTATCTCAGATTATAAAGCAATACCCAAATATTAAGACAGGAGCTGGTGGCATTATAGATACTCAGCAATTAGAAATCTGTTATCAGGCTGGAGTTCATTTTGCATCCAGCCCTGGACTTTTACCAGCAATTGCACAAACAGCTAATGTTTATTCAATGAATTATTTACCAGGTGTTGCAACTATATCTGAAGCGATGACAGCAATGAGTCTTGGCTATCAACACGTACGCCCCTTCCCTGCTACCTTGGACTTTTGTACCCTTCTTAACAACGCCCTTCCCAGTCTGAATTTATTCCCCGCTGAAATTGAATGGGAAGATGCAGAGCATTTTATGAATTTACCAGCTGTCGCAGCAGTAACTATCCACAACCCGGATCAGAAGCAGCTCAATGCTCTGTCATCAGCAGTTTTGATTTGAGTCAGCAGAATTATAAATTACAACCTAGAACTCAATTGTCCTCTACAGGTTCAAGAGGAGTGATGAGCCACATAATAAGATAAACAATTAACGCAGTACCACCAGCCAAAAAGAAAAGAACAAAAATTAATCGGATCCAAAGAGGATCCACTTTAAAATAATTGGCTAATCCACCGCATACTCCTGCAATTTTTCGCTCTTTACGAGAGCGCCATAACCTTCTGTAAGGTGTTGATTTTTCCATATGCTGCTCCATAAATATCTAACCATGTACGTTGATTATTTCAACTACTGTCTTTTAATTGTATGTCATTCGTAATAAATTATCTTAATTTAACAAGAAATAATTAAAGATCACTCTCTGTGAATCAGTAAATCCAAAACAAGGAAAGCAGCACCGATACAAATAGCACTATCTGCTATATTAAATGTAGCAAAATGGTAGTGTTTGTAATAAACATCAATGAAATCAACCACGTAACCCTGAACCCCTCGATCAATCAAATTACCAATCGCTCCACCCAGGATAAGACTTACACCAGCTGATTGAAGCCGAGCCTGATTAGGAGTCCGCCACAACCAGATGATAAGAATGGTACTGACTACAAGGTTAAAACATGCAAAAAACCAACGATGCCAATCACCAGCACCACTTAAAAAACTAAATGCAGCCCCGGTGTTATAGGCCAGTGTAATATTTAACATCGGGAAAATAGGCATCGGTTTGTACGGTGTAAATGAAATTGCGACCCAATATTTAGTTAATTGATCAGCAATTATTACAATAGTACTAAGTAAAAACCAATACCATTTTTTCATATATAATGTCTCACTTCATCCTTTCCACTGATATTGCCCAGACAACGCATACATAATTCTGGATGCTCTTTATTCTGCCCTACATCCGGAAGCCTATGCCAACAACGTGCGCATTTCTCATGGGTGCTCGCCATAACTTCAATAGAAACGCCGTATTCTGTTGTAGTTAGTTCCTTAGCTGCAAGGCTCATGGGATGTACCGTTGCACCTGAGGTGATCAATAAAAAGCGCAACTCCTCTCCCAAACGAGTCAACTTTGGCAATACGTTAGTGTCGGCATAAAGAATAACTTCCGCTGCCAGAGCTGAGCCAATCGTACCTTTTTGCCTTGTTTCCTCTAACGACTTGTTTACCTCATCACGAATTAGATGCAATTGCTCCCAATCTGCCATATTAATTGTATCGATTGCTGGCCACGAGGTGTACCAACTCTCTGTAAAAATCGAATCATTGTTAAACCCGGGAATAGCTTGCCATATTTCTTCCGCTGTAAAGGACAAAATAGGTGCCAACCATAAAGTAAACGCTTTAACAATATGATACATCGCAGTTTGGCACGAACGCCTTGCCTTGCTTTGTTTTGCCGTGGTGTATTGTCGGTCTTTAATCAAATCCAAATAAAAACTTCCCATATCTACTGCACAAAAATTGTGAATTTTCTGATAGATAACATGGAATTGGTAGTGTTCATAAGCACTGATAATCTCTTCTTGTAAGAGCTGGCAGCGTTTTAAAGCCCATCGATCTAATTCCAACATATCATTAACTGAAATACAATCCTGAGCCTCAAAATCGCATAAATTGGCTAATAAGAAACGGGCTGTATTACGAATTCGTCTGTAAGCATCCGCGTTTCGTTTAATGATCTCATCAGAAATACTTACTTCATGTCTATAATCAGTAGATGCAACCCATAGACGTAAAATATCAGCTCCATACTGGCCTACCAGTTTGTCCAGGGCAACGTAATTACCTTTGGACTTAGACAGTTTCTTACCTTCAGCATCCACTGTATAGCCATGAGTTAATACTGTTTTATAGGGTGCAACCCCATACATAGCCACCGCTGTAGTTAAAGAAGAATTAAACCAACCTCTGTGTTGATCAGAACCTTCGAAGTAAACATCAGCAGGAAAATCTAAATCACTGTTTTGTTTCAAAACACTATAATGAGAGATTCCAGAATCCAGCCATACATCCATGGTATCAGTGATTTTATCGTAGAATGGAGCATCTTCACCCAGCAATTCAGTAGCATCTAATTCAAACCAGGCATCAATTCCTGATTGTTCAATAATAAGCGCTACCTTTTCAATAATCTCAAGGGTATCAGGATGGAGTTCTCGTGTTATGCTGTGCACAAATAAAGGCATAGGAGTACCCCACGCCCTTTGCCTTGAAATACACCAGTCAGGTCTATTTTCTACCATATTGCTAATGCGTGCCTTACCCCAGTCAGGAACCCAATTCACCTTATCAATTTCAGATAAGATAGAACTTCTAAGGTCACTTTTATCCATAGAAATGAACCATTGAGGCGTAGCCAGAAAAATCATTGGTGATTTATGGCGCCAACAATGGGGATAACTATGCCTAATCATGTCCTTAGACAGTAACCTTCCCTTTGCAGTCAGTACTTCCAAAATAGGTTCATTGGCCTTTAAAACAGAAAGGCCAGCAAAGAGCTCTACATCCTCAGCAAAACAACCGTTGGCTTTTACTGGATTTATTAATGGCAAACCATAAATTTTTCCAGCCATGTAATCATCAGGACCATGTGCTGGGGCGGTGTGAACAGCCCCGGTACCTGATTCAGTAGTAACATGCTCGCCAAGGATAACCGGAACCTGGCGATCGTAAAATGGATGCTCTAATTTTAGATTTTCAAAAGCTTTTCCTCTAGCCAAACCACATATCCTATAATCGCTTAGTTTATAGCGTGCCATAACAGACTCCACCAGCTCTGTAGCTACTATAAAGTAGGCTATACCCGCGTCAACTAATGAATATTCAATCTCAGGGTGTAAACATACAGCCTCATTAGCAGGTAAAGTCCAAGGAGTTGTTGTCCAGATAGGAAGAGTTAACGATTTAATTTCTAAATTTGCTTTAAACTGATTTAGAAATTCGCCTGCATTTACGGCCAAGAAGGCTACATCAATAGAAGGAGATGTTTTTTCCTCATAGTCTACTTCTGCCTCAGCTAAGGCAGAGCCACAGTCAATACACCAATGCACCGGTTTAAAACCTTGCTGGAGATGACCATTTTTAATCATTAAACCTAAAGCCCGTACAATATTGGCTTCATATTTAAAGTCCATAGTAACATAGGGATTAGACCAATCACCTAAAACACCAAGACGTTGAAACTCTTCTCTTTGAATATCAATTTGACTTGTCGCGTACTCACGACACTTAACTCGAAATTCTCTTGGAGATATTTTGACCCCAGCCTTACCAACTTTTTTTTCCACATTAAGTTCAATAGGCAACCCGTGGCAATCCCATCCTGGTACAAAAGGTGCGTCATATCCGCTAAATGATTTGGATTTAATGATAATGTCTTTAAGAATTTTATTCAGTGCATGCCCACAGTGCAGGTGACCATTGGCATAGGGAGGACCATCATGTAATATAAATCGCTGGTTGCCTGCACGTGCCTTGCGGATTTGTTCGTAAATCCCTTTTGCCTGCCACTCAGCTAACATTTCTGGCTCACGCGTTGCCAAACTCGCCTTCATTGGAAATG
The sequence above is drawn from the Legionella antarctica genome and encodes:
- a CDS encoding bifunctional 4-hydroxy-2-oxoglutarate aldolase/2-dehydro-3-deoxy-phosphogluconate aldolase: MIIDKFLGNQSVIVSLDVDNFLFQRLEQIIDAGFNLIEINSTEQDLLSQIIKQYPNIKTGAGGIIDTQQLEICYQAGVHFASSPGLLPAIAQTANVYSMNYLPGVATISEAMTAMSLGYQHVRPFPATLDFCTLLNNALPSLNLFPAEIEWEDAEHFMNLPAVAAVTIHNPDQKQLNALSSAVLI
- a CDS encoding PspC domain-containing protein; translation: MEKSTPYRRLWRSRKERKIAGVCGGLANYFKVDPLWIRLIFVLFFLAGGTALIVYLIMWLITPLEPVEDN
- the lspA gene encoding signal peptidase II — protein: MKKWYWFLLSTIVIIADQLTKYWVAISFTPYKPMPIFPMLNITLAYNTGAAFSFLSGAGDWHRWFFACFNLVVSTILIIWLWRTPNQARLQSAGVSLILGGAIGNLIDRGVQGYVVDFIDVYYKHYHFATFNIADSAICIGAAFLVLDLLIHRE
- the ileS gene encoding isoleucine--tRNA ligase gives rise to the protein MAEYKDTLNLPNTSFPMKASLATREPEMLAEWQAKGIYEQIRKARAGNQRFILHDGPPYANGHLHCGHALNKILKDIIIKSKSFSGYDAPFVPGWDCHGLPIELNVEKKVGKAGVKISPREFRVKCREYATSQIDIQREEFQRLGVLGDWSNPYVTMDFKYEANIVRALGLMIKNGHLQQGFKPVHWCIDCGSALAEAEVDYEEKTSPSIDVAFLAVNAGEFLNQFKANLEIKSLTLPIWTTTPWTLPANEAVCLHPEIEYSLVDAGIAYFIVATELVESVMARYKLSDYRICGLARGKAFENLKLEHPFYDRQVPVILGEHVTTESGTGAVHTAPAHGPDDYMAGKIYGLPLINPVKANGCFAEDVELFAGLSVLKANEPILEVLTAKGRLLSKDMIRHSYPHCWRHKSPMIFLATPQWFISMDKSDLRSSILSEIDKVNWVPDWGKARISNMVENRPDWCISRQRAWGTPMPLFVHSITRELHPDTLEIIEKVALIIEQSGIDAWFELDATELLGEDAPFYDKITDTMDVWLDSGISHYSVLKQNSDLDFPADVYFEGSDQHRGWFNSSLTTAVAMYGVAPYKTVLTHGYTVDAEGKKLSKSKGNYVALDKLVGQYGADILRLWVASTDYRHEVSISDEIIKRNADAYRRIRNTARFLLANLCDFEAQDCISVNDMLELDRWALKRCQLLQEEIISAYEHYQFHVIYQKIHNFCAVDMGSFYLDLIKDRQYTTAKQSKARRSCQTAMYHIVKAFTLWLAPILSFTAEEIWQAIPGFNNDSIFTESWYTSWPAIDTINMADWEQLHLIRDEVNKSLEETRQKGTIGSALAAEVILYADTNVLPKLTRLGEELRFLLITSGATVHPMSLAAKELTTTEYGVSIEVMASTHEKCARCWHRLPDVGQNKEHPELCMRCLGNISGKDEVRHYI